The proteins below come from a single Anderseniella sp. Alg231-50 genomic window:
- a CDS encoding DUF3775 domain-containing protein, whose translation MLDISPEKVAHVIVRARELDGKVAAWDGDGDEADSDSILESRRDDPTEAELRGFIDDMNVDEQVALVALMWIGRGTYEPDDIQEALETARSERVNKTEDYLLGVPLLADYLEDGLDRMGISVESAEAGIL comes from the coding sequence ATGCTCGACATCTCCCCGGAAAAGGTGGCTCACGTTATCGTGCGGGCCCGCGAACTGGACGGCAAGGTTGCAGCCTGGGATGGCGACGGTGATGAGGCAGATTCAGACAGCATTCTGGAATCCCGCCGCGATGACCCCACAGAAGCTGAGTTGCGCGGTTTCATTGATGACATGAATGTCGATGAGCAGGTGGCGCTGGTTGCATTGATGTGGATCGGGCGCGGCACTTACGAACCTGACGACATTCAGGAGGCCCTGGAAACCGCCCGCTCCGAACGGGTCAACAAGACCGAAGACTACCTGCTCGGTGTGCCTCTGCTGGCGGACTACCTGGAAGACGGTCTCGACAGGATGGGAATTTCGGTGGAATCAGCGGAAGCCGGTATACTCTAG
- a CDS encoding glycosyltransferase: MKGAGEQIAPKQDHSSNSPGFPTQPGLRPSVSIVTPVKNGSETIGRAIQSVLAQSEPDFEMIVVDDGSDDDTVAIVSEFEDDRISCLGSAGKSGANAARNDGIRQSRADLVMFLDADDELQPDAVRDRLTLMADHPDCEFALMSYQKAGSSSLIRRVNSDRRATSSEMQMALMEYTIYIGSTGIVAKRSALDAANGWDETLKRLQDRDLLLRLSRVGPGFISSTIDWIKHDTPGSISGHQSGYLHDLAKFAAAHPDLAQVHRKLIGRRVAQRLLVQLFAGRIGQLIADFQSNRREPVLDFSVAELTASMIWRRT; this comes from the coding sequence ATGAAGGGAGCGGGCGAGCAGATTGCGCCGAAGCAAGATCACTCGTCGAATAGCCCGGGTTTCCCGACGCAACCTGGTCTGAGGCCGAGTGTATCGATTGTTACACCTGTAAAGAATGGGTCCGAAACAATCGGACGTGCCATTCAGAGTGTCCTGGCTCAGAGCGAACCGGATTTTGAGATGATCGTGGTCGACGACGGATCCGACGATGACACCGTCGCCATTGTGAGTGAGTTTGAAGATGACCGCATCAGCTGCTTAGGGTCGGCCGGTAAATCCGGCGCCAATGCGGCGCGCAATGACGGCATCAGACAATCCCGCGCGGATCTCGTCATGTTCCTGGATGCGGACGACGAGTTGCAACCCGATGCCGTCAGGGACCGGTTGACCCTGATGGCAGACCATCCCGACTGCGAATTTGCGCTGATGTCGTATCAAAAAGCCGGATCATCATCGCTGATCAGGCGGGTTAACAGCGATCGGCGGGCAACATCTTCCGAGATGCAGATGGCGCTGATGGAGTATACTATCTACATCGGCAGCACCGGCATTGTCGCGAAACGATCGGCGCTGGACGCGGCAAACGGCTGGGACGAGACGCTCAAGCGTCTGCAGGACAGGGACCTGCTCTTGCGCCTGTCGCGTGTCGGGCCTGGTTTCATAAGCAGCACAATTGACTGGATCAAACATGATACGCCGGGTTCCATCTCAGGCCACCAGTCAGGATACCTGCATGATCTGGCAAAGTTCGCTGCAGCACACCCGGATCTTGCGCAGGTCCATCGTAAGCTGATCGGCAGAAGGGTCGCACAACGTTTGCTGGTTCAACTGTTTGCCGGTCGGATTGGCCAGTTGATTGCAGATTTTCAGTCGAACAGGCGCGAGCCCGTGCTGGACTTTTCCGTTGCCGAACTGACGGCAAGCATGATCTGGCGCCGCACGTAG
- a CDS encoding glycosyltransferase, giving the protein MRLLFVSSAEHFGGTERWASMAIAELERRGHQIWMACPDKPHAENFTLPERLWHEGPKSMWDRAGMDRMAGFCRDQQIDCIIPLSQKMYFTCGRLARQLGIALVLRLGIVRLPWRPVVDWYGYGIYPDAIIVNTQRIKQVLSRAPFVKRDRIHVIYNGIVERPAGGVANQPEKFTITSVGTLSWRKGMEHLIKAVALLPDGLRKKVHIKLIGEGPARGKLTSLAQRLDLAAQVEFTGHVENPTAHIAASDLFVLLSAQEGISNALLEAMNCAVPAYTTLVGGHGEFVEHGRNAYAARSRRPSQVAADLAGIMSDHNIGAVGAAGRDTVRDRFSMTAMGDRLEEVLKLAAKGPTGKPAGPDR; this is encoded by the coding sequence ATGCGATTATTGTTTGTCAGCTCCGCTGAGCATTTCGGCGGTACCGAACGCTGGGCCAGCATGGCAATCGCGGAGCTTGAACGGCGCGGGCATCAGATATGGATGGCTTGTCCCGACAAACCCCATGCCGAAAATTTTACGCTCCCGGAGCGCTTGTGGCACGAAGGGCCCAAATCCATGTGGGACCGGGCCGGCATGGACCGGATGGCCGGGTTCTGCCGTGACCAGCAGATAGACTGCATCATCCCGCTCAGCCAGAAAATGTATTTCACCTGCGGCCGTCTTGCCCGGCAACTGGGCATAGCGCTTGTGCTGCGGCTGGGCATTGTGCGTCTGCCGTGGCGGCCGGTGGTGGACTGGTACGGGTATGGCATCTATCCGGATGCCATTATCGTCAACACACAGCGCATCAAGCAGGTCCTGTCGCGGGCGCCGTTCGTGAAGCGGGACCGTATCCACGTCATTTACAACGGCATTGTGGAACGTCCCGCTGGCGGCGTGGCCAACCAGCCTGAAAAGTTCACCATTACCAGCGTCGGCACACTGTCCTGGCGCAAGGGAATGGAACACCTGATCAAGGCAGTCGCCCTGCTGCCCGACGGTTTGCGCAAAAAGGTACACATCAAGCTGATCGGCGAAGGACCGGCACGCGGCAAACTCACCAGCCTTGCGCAAAGATTGGACCTTGCAGCCCAGGTTGAGTTTACCGGACATGTCGAAAACCCGACGGCTCACATAGCCGCAAGTGACCTGTTTGTCCTGCTGTCCGCCCAGGAGGGCATATCAAATGCCTTGCTGGAAGCGATGAACTGCGCAGTGCCTGCTTACACCACACTGGTTGGCGGGCACGGCGAATTCGTTGAGCACGGACGCAATGCCTATGCGGCGCGCTCACGCAGGCCATCGCAGGTAGCCGCTGACCTTGCGGGCATCATGTCGGATCACAACATCGGCGCGGTTGGAGCAGCTGGCCGCGACACGGTGCGCGACAGGTTTTCAATGACTGCAATGGGAGATCGGCTGGAAGAGGTTCTGAAGCTGGCAGCAAAAGGCCCCACCGGAAAACCGGCAGGGCCCGATCGTTAG
- a CDS encoding MFS transporter, with product MTKISQNHRSFFIIGLSFIALALTFSARAALGLVMPVLEQELGWTRSFTSGSAAVALLVMAGIAPFGGRLVDKQGARAILLIGLAALAAGCFLVAATANAIAFFLAFSGVAAVGFGLVATHVVSTAVEQEVTENKGLATGVATSGSTGGQFLFVPLLALLISAYDWRAAFVALGFGTLVTMACVYRWFPMHSKPLPEPAKSAGTQTSIWQDLGRILQLPAFQILFWSYFICGYTTSGVIETHFLPYASFCGFGPVPSATAYGLLSAINLVGMILAGWLTDRVNRPLLLGSIYLMRGLTFIILINVGASFEILIFFSILFGLVDYSTVPVTASLVASHIGKSVMGLAFGLISAGHQVGAALGAYFGGVLYDLYAQYDWVWWSSVWLAVFAGVLVFLMNDKPATRSVQPA from the coding sequence GTGACCAAAATATCTCAAAATCACCGATCCTTTTTTATCATTGGGCTTTCTTTCATCGCACTGGCATTGACCTTCTCAGCGCGTGCGGCCCTTGGCCTGGTAATGCCTGTTCTGGAGCAGGAACTTGGTTGGACGCGCAGCTTCACGTCCGGTTCCGCGGCTGTGGCATTATTGGTTATGGCAGGTATCGCCCCGTTTGGAGGGAGGCTTGTAGACAAGCAGGGCGCGCGGGCCATTCTGCTGATTGGCCTGGCCGCGCTCGCTGCAGGATGTTTCCTCGTCGCTGCGACCGCCAATGCGATAGCTTTCTTTCTCGCATTCAGTGGCGTTGCTGCAGTGGGGTTTGGCTTGGTCGCGACGCACGTCGTATCCACTGCCGTCGAACAGGAGGTGACAGAGAACAAGGGACTCGCGACCGGGGTCGCAACCTCTGGTTCAACCGGTGGTCAGTTTCTTTTCGTTCCGCTGTTGGCACTGCTGATCAGCGCCTATGACTGGCGGGCCGCCTTTGTCGCATTGGGGTTTGGAACGCTTGTCACCATGGCCTGTGTCTACCGGTGGTTTCCAATGCATTCAAAGCCATTGCCTGAACCTGCGAAAAGTGCAGGTACGCAAACAAGTATCTGGCAGGATCTTGGCAGAATCCTGCAGCTTCCGGCGTTTCAGATATTGTTCTGGAGCTACTTCATCTGCGGCTACACAACATCCGGTGTGATTGAGACCCACTTTCTACCCTATGCCTCATTCTGTGGCTTCGGCCCGGTTCCCTCGGCTACGGCCTATGGATTGCTATCGGCCATCAATCTTGTCGGAATGATCCTGGCCGGGTGGCTGACTGACCGGGTGAACAGACCCTTGCTGCTTGGAAGCATCTATCTAATGCGCGGATTGACCTTCATCATTCTGATCAATGTCGGTGCCAGCTTTGAAATTCTGATCTTCTTCTCGATTCTTTTCGGGTTGGTTGACTATTCGACAGTGCCTGTAACGGCCAGTCTTGTGGCAAGTCACATTGGCAAAAGCGTCATGGGACTGGCATTCGGCCTGATCTCGGCTGGGCATCAAGTTGGTGCTGCCCTCGGGGCGTATTTCGGAGGCGTTCTTTACGACCTCTACGCCCAATATGATTGGGTATGGTGGTCATCGGTCTGGCTCGCTGTTTTTGCAGGTGTCTTGGTGTTCTTAATGAATGACAAACCGGCAACCAGGTCGGTACAGCCAGCATAA
- a CDS encoding LysR substrate-binding domain-containing protein: MNRIPVHGIEVFLTIVREGSMRAAADALGVGAPAVSLQLKSLEERLGTDLLFRTTRSVELTEAGRVLFDAAAPAHRDLAYAIEKTQEMTKSTTGTLRLSMSRGAYIAAIAPVLDAFLSEHPGINLDISWNEELVDIVKKGFHGGIRMGDVLTPDMVAVRITPPIKSAFFAAPSYLKIHGLPERPRDLLTHQCIRHKQPTSGSLREWWVSEEGQDIRIDPPARLTFDSAAGVIQAACEGHGIGWSMRATMQDHLETGALKVLLDPFVKDLPPFYIYYPEQNKRVECLRLFVEFLRSQRRKQVVT; encoded by the coding sequence ATGAATCGCATACCAGTTCACGGCATTGAGGTTTTTCTGACCATCGTTCGCGAGGGTTCCATGCGCGCGGCGGCGGATGCTCTTGGCGTGGGTGCCCCGGCTGTAAGCCTGCAATTAAAATCGTTGGAAGAAAGGTTGGGCACTGATTTGTTGTTCCGCACGACACGTAGCGTCGAACTGACAGAGGCTGGCCGCGTTCTGTTCGATGCCGCCGCACCGGCTCACCGCGATTTGGCATATGCAATTGAGAAAACGCAAGAAATGACCAAGTCCACCACTGGGACATTGCGGCTCAGCATGTCACGCGGCGCTTACATTGCGGCGATTGCCCCTGTCTTGGACGCGTTCCTGTCTGAACACCCCGGTATCAACCTGGATATCTCATGGAACGAAGAACTGGTCGACATCGTGAAGAAGGGGTTTCACGGCGGCATCCGCATGGGCGATGTCCTGACGCCGGACATGGTTGCGGTGCGTATCACGCCACCCATCAAGTCAGCATTCTTCGCGGCACCATCATACCTCAAAATTCATGGACTTCCGGAGCGTCCCCGCGATCTGTTGACACATCAGTGCATCCGGCACAAGCAGCCAACCTCAGGGAGTCTTCGTGAATGGTGGGTTTCAGAGGAGGGGCAGGATATCCGTATTGACCCACCCGCGCGGCTCACATTCGATTCCGCGGCGGGCGTTATTCAAGCGGCTTGCGAAGGACACGGCATTGGATGGTCCATGCGGGCCACGATGCAAGACCATCTTGAAACAGGCGCTTTGAAGGTGCTCTTAGATCCCTTTGTCAAAGATCTACCACCGTTTTACATCTATTATCCTGAGCAAAACAAACGCGTCGAATGCCTCAGGCTCTTCGTCGAGTTCCTTCGATCACAACGACGAAAACAAGTGGTGACCTGA
- a CDS encoding EamA family transporter yields MSISGETRPQNITRGVSLIVLAAFTISIQDVIFKLFSSELTLWQIFALRGVLAVPLLLAVSWTRGAHQGVLRAAFGKWPLLRSLFITTTFLAFYAAIPFISLSTVGAANYIAPIFVTLLSAYVIREAVGRLGWIGVLLGFVGVVVLLQPGTDAFSPWALLPIIGAAFYALAHITTRARCQNVPLAALSLSQNIVMLLAGIVVSILLISLQPPAEMVEVYPYIFRGWSTVDPTDWLVLLLLAGFAVVLGMMLAGAYQAAPPSVVATFEYSYLVFVAVWDILFFDTAPTVTSITGMILIVVAGLLVLHRKSSGG; encoded by the coding sequence TTGAGCATCAGTGGTGAAACCCGTCCACAAAACATCACGCGTGGTGTCTCGCTGATTGTCTTGGCAGCGTTCACGATTTCAATTCAGGATGTCATCTTCAAGCTGTTCAGCAGCGAACTGACACTCTGGCAGATATTTGCGCTACGAGGCGTCTTGGCAGTCCCCTTGCTTCTGGCTGTTAGTTGGACGCGTGGCGCACATCAGGGCGTTCTGCGCGCCGCCTTTGGGAAATGGCCACTTTTACGCTCACTGTTCATTACAACGACATTTCTGGCGTTCTATGCGGCTATCCCGTTCATAAGCCTGTCCACCGTCGGCGCTGCGAACTACATCGCCCCAATCTTTGTGACGTTGCTTTCTGCCTACGTCATCAGGGAAGCTGTTGGACGGCTCGGGTGGATTGGGGTCTTGCTTGGGTTTGTGGGTGTCGTCGTTTTGTTGCAACCGGGGACAGACGCGTTCTCACCTTGGGCCCTGCTGCCGATCATTGGAGCAGCCTTCTATGCTCTTGCGCACATCACGACACGTGCGAGATGTCAGAACGTTCCTCTTGCGGCCTTATCCTTATCGCAGAATATCGTCATGTTACTCGCTGGTATTGTTGTCAGTATTCTTCTGATTTCGCTACAGCCGCCAGCCGAAATGGTTGAGGTCTATCCGTATATTTTTCGTGGATGGTCGACGGTCGATCCAACTGACTGGCTTGTCCTTTTGTTGCTGGCGGGATTTGCCGTGGTCCTTGGCATGATGCTGGCAGGGGCCTATCAAGCAGCACCGCCATCCGTCGTTGCCACATTCGAATACAGCTATCTCGTCTTTGTTGCCGTGTGGGATATCTTGTTCTTCGACACTGCGCCGACGGTAACGTCGATCACGGGCATGATCCTGATTGTGGTGGCAGGGTTATTGGTTCTACACCGCAAGTCGAGCGGCGGTTAA
- the glcF gene encoding glycolate oxidase subunit GlcF, with amino-acid sequence MQTNFTIEQMKDPAIKRSNEVLRTCVHCGFCTATCPTYQVLGDELDSPRGRIYLMKDMLEKGRPADAKTVKHIDRCLSCLSCMSTCPSGVHYMHLVDHAREYIEKTYTRPLPERVLRWLLVQVLPYPGRFRLAMFGARFAKPFARYLPGRLKAMVALAPTDLPGPSPMDLPQVFKAQGERRKRVALLTGCAQRALNTDINESTIRLLTRHGCDVVIARGIGCCGALTHHMGRTSDSHASAAANINAWMKEYRGEGLDAVIINTSGCGTTVKDYGHMFRNDALAEDAAIVSKLAKDISEVMVELGLNQAKVPQMKVAYHAACSLQHGQQIKTHPKTLLKAAGFSVLEPADPHLCCGSAGTYNIMQPEISAELKNRKVATLEALTPDVISAGNIGCMMQIGNGTGIPVVHTAELLDWATGGPRPQALADSFPQAAE; translated from the coding sequence ATGCAGACCAATTTCACCATTGAGCAGATGAAGGACCCGGCGATCAAACGGTCGAACGAGGTTCTGCGCACCTGCGTCCATTGCGGGTTTTGCACGGCAACGTGCCCGACCTACCAGGTGCTGGGTGACGAACTGGACAGCCCGCGCGGCCGCATCTACCTGATGAAGGACATGCTGGAAAAGGGCCGTCCGGCGGATGCCAAGACGGTCAAGCACATCGACCGCTGCCTGTCGTGTCTGTCGTGCATGTCCACCTGTCCGTCGGGCGTGCACTACATGCATCTTGTGGATCATGCGCGCGAATACATCGAGAAGACTTATACAAGACCACTGCCCGAACGCGTATTGCGCTGGCTGCTGGTGCAGGTTTTGCCCTATCCCGGCCGCTTCCGGCTGGCCATGTTCGGGGCCCGGTTTGCGAAACCGTTTGCCCGGTATCTGCCGGGCAGGCTGAAGGCGATGGTCGCGCTTGCCCCGACCGACCTGCCGGGGCCGAGCCCGATGGACCTGCCCCAGGTGTTCAAGGCACAAGGCGAACGTCGCAAGCGTGTTGCGCTGCTCACCGGCTGCGCCCAGCGCGCCCTGAACACGGACATCAATGAAAGCACGATCAGGCTGCTGACGCGGCACGGCTGCGATGTGGTCATTGCCAGGGGTATCGGCTGCTGTGGCGCGCTTACCCATCACATGGGCAGGACCAGTGACAGCCATGCGTCCGCGGCCGCCAACATCAACGCATGGATGAAGGAATATCGTGGCGAAGGCCTTGATGCGGTGATCATCAACACGTCCGGTTGCGGCACCACCGTAAAGGACTATGGCCATATGTTCCGCAATGACGCCCTGGCCGAAGACGCTGCCATTGTGTCGAAACTGGCCAAGGATATTTCCGAAGTCATGGTGGAGCTTGGCCTCAACCAGGCAAAGGTGCCGCAGATGAAGGTGGCCTATCATGCCGCGTGTTCCCTGCAGCATGGCCAGCAGATCAAGACCCATCCGAAAACCCTGCTGAAGGCGGCTGGCTTCAGTGTGCTGGAACCCGCTGACCCACATTTGTGCTGCGGCTCTGCCGGGACCTATAACATCATGCAACCGGAGATTTCAGCCGAGCTGAAAAACCGCAAGGTGGCGACCCTGGAAGCACTGACGCCGGATGTCATTTCCGCCGGCAATATCGGCTGCATGATGCAGATCGGCAACGGCACTGGTATTCCGGTTGTTCACACGGCGGAACTACTGGACTGGGCCACCGGCGGACCGCGACCACAGGCCCTGGCGGACAGCTTTCCACAGGCTGCGGAGTAG
- a CDS encoding oxidoreductase, with protein MGPHPKLFSPCTIKQVTLANRVVIAPMCQYSAQDGLFADWHFANYSKYALGRPGAIILEASAVQDIGRITHGDLGIWSDTHADAMRGIVDFIKGQGAVPGIQIGHAGRKACIQRPWHGNGALDETDAARGETAWQVIGPSPLPAGRGWLVPREMSGADIVQVTADFVAAAKRADHIGMDILELHAAHGYLLQQFLSPLSNRRDDDYGGSRENRMRFLLEVVEAVRPVWPDTKPLFVRISSVDGFEGGWSIEDSVVLAKTLKSAGVDVVDCSSGGNAAAGATASTGYRGPGFQVPYADEIRREADIPTMAVGLILDGPQAEDILQSGQADLIAIAREAINDPFWPRHQAQAMGVDLDFAGWPEQYGWWLDRRARGLHQLAKSEK; from the coding sequence ATGGGTCCTCACCCCAAGTTGTTTTCGCCCTGTACCATCAAGCAGGTCACGCTCGCCAATCGCGTGGTCATTGCGCCCATGTGCCAGTATTCCGCGCAGGACGGCCTGTTTGCCGACTGGCATTTCGCCAATTACTCAAAATATGCCCTGGGCCGCCCGGGTGCGATTATCCTGGAAGCCAGCGCTGTACAGGACATTGGCCGCATCACACATGGCGACCTCGGTATCTGGTCGGACACCCACGCCGATGCCATGCGCGGCATTGTCGATTTTATAAAGGGGCAGGGCGCGGTGCCCGGTATCCAGATCGGCCATGCCGGCCGCAAGGCGTGCATTCAGCGCCCGTGGCACGGCAATGGCGCTCTGGATGAGACCGATGCCGCGCGCGGTGAGACGGCGTGGCAGGTCATCGGTCCAAGCCCGTTGCCTGCCGGCAGGGGCTGGCTGGTGCCGCGCGAAATGAGCGGGGCTGACATTGTGCAGGTCACCGCCGATTTTGTTGCCGCAGCCAAACGTGCAGATCATATCGGAATGGATATTCTGGAACTGCATGCCGCCCATGGCTATCTGTTGCAGCAGTTCCTGTCACCGCTGTCCAACAGGCGAGACGATGACTATGGCGGCAGCCGGGAAAACCGCATGCGGTTTCTGCTTGAGGTTGTCGAAGCGGTGCGACCGGTGTGGCCGGACACCAAGCCGCTGTTTGTGCGCATTTCTTCCGTGGACGGGTTTGAAGGCGGCTGGAGCATTGAAGACTCGGTGGTGCTGGCGAAGACGTTGAAGAGCGCAGGCGTGGATGTTGTTGACTGTTCTTCAGGTGGCAACGCCGCGGCAGGCGCAACTGCGTCAACCGGCTATCGCGGCCCCGGATTTCAAGTACCTTATGCCGATGAGATCAGGCGTGAGGCCGACATCCCGACCATGGCGGTCGGGCTGATACTGGACGGACCACAGGCCGAAGACATCCTGCAAAGCGGTCAGGCGGACCTCATCGCAATTGCACGCGAGGCCATCAACGACCCGTTCTGGCCCCGTCATCAGGCCCAGGCAATGGGCGTTGATCTGGATTTTGCAGGCTGGCCTGAACAATACGGCTGGTGGCTTGATCGCCGTGCCCGCGGCCTGCATCAACTGGCCAAGTCTGAAAAATAA
- a CDS encoding GlxA family transcriptional regulator translates to MVTPVRLDLFSQASLQTARIGINDNMQSKTANTSTSVEAVTKRVVFVVYPGVTLLDVTGPLQAFSSANNTEIANGQRIYEIVIASPTGGSVMTDCMVDLGTVSLDQAVARPIDTLIVAGGNGVFDALEQSPLVSWIKVNSTDCRRVASTCMGSFLTAAAGLLDGQSVTTHWRQVEELQRRFPKVDVKRDPLFVRNGNMWSSAGVTAGIDLALAMIEEDMGHEAAMQVAQALVVFFKRPGGQSQFSDVLNIQAAETEGLFADLHAWIAGHLQSDLSVTKLAERLAMSPRSFSRKYKDRTGITPAKTVEMMRVDAAKRALARSNLPLAKVAFNTGFSDEQRLRRAFQRHVGISPMAYRETFGEAKCNAV, encoded by the coding sequence TTGGTCACGCCCGTTCGCCTTGATCTGTTTTCTCAGGCCAGTTTACAAACTGCAAGAATTGGCATAAATGACAATATGCAGTCAAAAACAGCCAATACATCAACCAGCGTCGAAGCAGTCACCAAGCGGGTGGTCTTTGTTGTCTATCCCGGTGTGACCCTGTTGGACGTCACCGGACCATTGCAAGCTTTCTCAAGCGCCAACAACACAGAGATCGCAAATGGGCAACGCATCTATGAGATCGTGATTGCTTCACCAACTGGCGGGTCGGTCATGACGGATTGTATGGTTGATCTTGGCACTGTCTCACTTGATCAGGCGGTGGCGCGGCCGATCGACACTCTCATCGTTGCAGGTGGCAACGGTGTCTTTGACGCGTTGGAACAAAGTCCCTTGGTGTCCTGGATCAAGGTAAACAGCACCGATTGCAGGCGTGTCGCCTCAACCTGCATGGGCTCCTTTCTGACGGCAGCAGCAGGGTTGCTGGATGGTCAGAGTGTCACGACGCATTGGCGCCAGGTGGAGGAACTGCAGCGGCGCTTCCCCAAAGTCGACGTAAAACGCGATCCGCTCTTTGTAAGAAACGGCAACATGTGGTCTTCGGCGGGTGTGACTGCTGGCATCGACCTCGCTCTTGCCATGATCGAGGAAGACATGGGCCACGAGGCCGCTATGCAGGTCGCACAGGCCTTGGTCGTCTTCTTCAAACGCCCCGGAGGACAGTCGCAATTCAGTGATGTTCTGAACATCCAGGCGGCTGAGACGGAGGGCTTGTTTGCAGACCTTCATGCCTGGATTGCAGGACATCTGCAAAGCGATCTAAGTGTCACAAAGCTGGCAGAACGCCTGGCCATGAGCCCACGCAGTTTCTCAAGAAAGTACAAAGATCGAACGGGCATCACACCGGCGAAAACTGTCGAAATGATGCGCGTGGATGCTGCCAAACGCGCACTTGCTCGCAGCAACCTTCCTCTGGCAAAGGTTGCGTTCAACACTGGGTTCTCAGATGAGCAGCGTCTGAGAAGAGCATTTCAAAGGCATGTTGGCATTTCTCCGATGGCCTACCGCGAAACATTCGGTGAAGCCAAGTGCAATGCAGTTTGA
- the argC gene encoding N-acetyl-gamma-glutamyl-phosphate reductase → MSSAQKIRVAVIGASGYTGADLVRLAHAHPNMEIVALTANSHAGKPMEAVFPHLSSLGLPGLVTNDDVDWSGVDAAFCGLPHATSQQVIKALPDHLKIIDMSADFRLRNPETYKQWYGNEHAALDLQADAVYGLTEHYRDQIAGARLVACPGCYPTAVLMLLLPLVADGLIDASDLVIDAKSGVSGAGRGLKQNTLFCESGEGMGPYSIGKHRHAPEIEQELSIAAGRDVIVNFTPHLVPMSRGEFITAYARLAPGKTARDCHQVLSERYGNEPFVNMAPDGIMPATQFVRGSNRVMMGVVADRIEGRVVLLSTLDNLVKGSAGQAVQNFNLMFGLPEATGLEQVTLFP, encoded by the coding sequence ATGAGCAGCGCACAGAAAATCCGCGTCGCGGTAATCGGAGCATCAGGCTATACCGGCGCTGATCTCGTGCGACTGGCGCATGCGCACCCGAATATGGAAATCGTGGCGCTGACGGCCAATTCCCATGCCGGCAAGCCGATGGAAGCTGTGTTTCCCCATCTCAGTAGCCTCGGGCTTCCTGGCCTTGTCACCAATGACGATGTCGACTGGTCTGGCGTCGATGCGGCGTTCTGCGGTTTGCCGCACGCCACCAGCCAGCAGGTCATCAAGGCGTTGCCTGACCATTTGAAGATCATAGATATGTCGGCTGACTTCCGGCTGCGTAATCCGGAAACCTACAAACAGTGGTACGGCAATGAACACGCAGCGCTCGATCTGCAGGCCGATGCGGTATACGGACTGACCGAACACTATCGCGACCAGATCGCCGGTGCCAGGCTGGTTGCCTGTCCGGGATGTTATCCAACCGCAGTTTTGATGTTGCTGCTTCCGCTGGTGGCGGACGGGCTGATCGATGCATCCGATCTGGTGATTGATGCCAAGTCGGGCGTGTCCGGTGCCGGGCGCGGCTTGAAACAGAACACGCTGTTTTGCGAATCCGGGGAGGGCATGGGGCCGTATTCCATCGGCAAGCACCGCCATGCGCCGGAGATCGAACAGGAACTGTCGATTGCTGCAGGCCGTGATGTGATCGTGAACTTCACGCCGCATCTGGTGCCGATGAGCCGCGGAGAATTCATCACCGCCTATGCCAGGCTTGCCCCGGGCAAAACCGCGCGCGACTGCCATCAGGTGCTTTCTGAGCGCTATGGCAATGAGCCGTTCGTCAACATGGCTCCGGATGGTATAATGCCTGCGACACAGTTTGTACGCGGCTCCAACCGCGTCATGATGGGCGTGGTCGCGGACCGGATCGAGGGCAGGGTGGTGCTGCTGTCGACGCTGGATAACCTGGTCAAGGGATCCGCCGGTCAAGCGGTGCAGAACTTCAATCTCATGTTCGGTTTACCGGAAGCAACCGGTCTTGAACAGGTAACCTTGTTCCCGTGA